The following proteins are encoded in a genomic region of Tigriopus californicus strain San Diego chromosome 6, Tcal_SD_v2.1, whole genome shotgun sequence:
- the LOC131882493 gene encoding uncharacterized protein LOC131882493 gives MDHFKDIYEPSWVMWAHLVGVFVFEILGSYLVLSIIRYEHERTTHETLIHSLTLFVYKMPIVHNMTRFNIEVARALLGPLPNLLCMTTVFFNIFLTIVSLLTFNEIMVLRYLYICVWKNVGKLNDDFFSAFLIVANLFLGSFFALVTMMSQDVQVFLYGVCIGEDPSLFVTTDSPFPVTPRLTVLLALLTGALHCTLYVPIIREKSKRTDPMTSNQNGGQAIPIWAKLNLNVNRHQEIIKEMGENVSMVLLVVCTFLPGLVLRSFSPKSDLFHETKTQLFIFSSIFVTPLVHTLICPMIYLFRHPKFLVNCQGFLWR, from the exons ATGGACCATTTCAAAGATATTTATGAGCCTTCTTGGGTGATGTGGGCTCACTTAGTGGGTGTATTCGTCTTTGAAATTCTTGGGAGCTATCTCGTCTTGAGCATAATTCGGTATGAGCACGAGCGAACCACTCATGAGACTTTGATTCATTCGTTGACCCTCTTTGTTTACAAGATGCCCATCGTCCACAACATGACCCGATTCAACATTGAAGTAGCTCGAGCTCTTTTAGGACCACTTCCTAACCTGTTGTGTATGACGActgtttttttcaacattttcctcACCATTGTGAGTTTGCTCACCTTCAATGAAATCATGGTGCTCCGGTACCTCTATATTTGTGTGTGGAAGAACGTGGGCAAACTCAACGACGACTTCTTCTCGGCGTTCCTAATCGTGGCCAATTTGTTCCTGGGGAGCTTCTTTGCTTTGGTGACCATGATGTCCCAAGATGTCCAAGTGTTCCTTTATGGTGTGTGCATTGGTGAGGATCCTTCACTTTTTGTCACAACAGACTCTCCGTTCCCTGTCACGCCTCGTTTAACAGTTCTGCTTGCTTTACTGACCGGGGCTTTGCATTGTACCCTCTACGTCCCAATCATTCgagaaaaaagcaaaagaaccGATCCAATGACGTCAAACCAGAACGGAGGCCAGGCAATTCCGATCTGGGCCAAG CTAAACCTAAACGTCAATCGCCATCAGGAAATTATCAAGGAAATGGGCGAAAACGTGTCAATGGTGCTCCTGGTCGTGTGCACCTTCCTCCCAGGGCTGGTTTTGAGAAGCTTCAGCCCCAAATCTGATCTGTTTCATGAAACCAAGACGCAGCTCtttattttttcatccatttttgTGACGCCTCTTGTCCACACCCTAATATGTCCCATGATATACCTTTTTCGTCATCCCAAGTTTCTCGTCAATTGCCAAGGGTTTCTCTGGCGTTAA